The window GTTAGCCAGTGTTCCTTCATCCTTTGTATTAGAACTTGTTAGCGGATTTCTACTGTAAAATGTATCGCCATTATCAAAATTTTGCAGGTATTGAAAATAACCAGCAGCTGCATTTGTGGCTGTTAAACCATAAGAAGCTCTCAATTTTAAAGTATTAATGGTGTTTTTTAAATTAGCAAAGAAATTTTCGTTGGCCATATTCCAGCCTAAACCAACTGAAGGAAAAAGACCCCACTGATCTCCTTTTTTATACCGGTCGTAACCCATGTACGATGTGGCAATTTCGAGCAAATACTTATTGTCGTAATCGTAGTTAAAACGCCCGCCTACCGATTGATTAACCTGCGATAAATTACCGCCTAAAACGTAACTATCTCTAATGAATAATAGCTGGCCCTTGAAAGTATTTTTATCAATTATTTTATCATAACCCAGATCAAAACGCGAAAATATTTGTTGGTTTAAATCTGTAGGAGAAGAACTATTAGATTGCGTACCGTCGCCACCTATTGCTTTATAAGTAGTTTGGTTTGTTACCGGGTTTACTACCGGAGAATATACTGCAAAAGATTTGCTCCTGTTTATATTTTCGTTGTAGTACGAATTGAAAGATATTGCACCACTTGCATATAAGCCTGGTAAAAAGGTATCGAGCTTTTGCATTAATGAGATATCTGCCCCTAAATTTCTATTTACCGATGGTCTATAGCCCGATTTGATGGCCATACCATACAGGTTATTCTGAAATTCGGTATTTCCACCTAGCGAACCATTTTCATTAAATTTCGGATAGGCATTATTAGGTGTAGTTAATAGCGCACTATAAATGCTGGCTACCGTAGCGCCTGGTTGATTACTGTTTCTTATTCTACCAAATAAGCTTACGCTAAGTGTTGTACTATTGGTTAAATCTACATCGATGTTACTCCTGAAAGAGAAGCGCTTGAAACTATTGTTTGTTTCATAAGTATTTATGGATGGATCTGTAGCCAAAAAACCACTTTGGCTCAAATAGTCGAGGTCTACAAAATACCTTACCTTTTTAGTACCCCCTCTTAAATTAAGATTTTGCCTGCTTACAGGTGCTGTTGCCTTTAAAATCTCATCGGTCCAGTTTACATTCGGGTGCGTAAACGGGCTCGTACCATTTTTATACTTATCCAAATCAGACGCCGTATAAATGGCTTGCCGGCCATCATTTGCTAATGCCTCATTAAATAAAGTGGCATAATTAAAAGCATCCAAAAATTTAGGCCTATCTATTTGCTGCTGAATACCATATTGACTGGTAAAGGTTATTTGTTTAGGCATATTTGCACCACGTTTTGTGGTTATCAATAACACCCCATCAGCAGCCTTCATGCCATACAATCCAGTCCCTAAAGCATCCTTTATTACGGAAATGCTTTCTATTTGTTCCGGATCAATACTTAAATACGAGCGTGGAACACCATCAATAACCACCAAAGGAGATCTTCCTCTTAACGATAGAATTGGCTCATCAGACCCTAATTGGAAATTATTTTGCACTACGTACAAGCCGGGCAATTTTCCGTAAAGCATTAAACCAACCTGCGGCGTAGGAAAACTCTTAAGTTCTTCCCCGCTTATCGTTGCCGAAGATTGAATCTTCTTTACATTTTTTTGTGTTCCAAATAAGACCGGAACATCGCTATCAGGCAAGGTTACATCTATAGAATTCTTTAATCTAGTTCTTAAAGAATCTCTTAATTTCGATAATGAATCGTTGGGAATTTGTTTATTTTTCTTCGCGGTCGCTAACGGCACCTGAAATTTCTTATTTCCTAAAGAATTAGCAAGACTTGGAAATGCCAAAACATCAGCGCTGTTTGCAAAAAATAATATCACTCCAAACAGAGTCATCCGTTTTATAATCAAAGTATATGTTCTGTTCATTTAAAATAAATTTATTTTATTGATCAATTTAATTTTGCCCTGCAAGAGTACGCCCAGGCGTAAATTCTGCTAGCCTAATTATTTGTCAGTATTTACTGTTGTATGAATTCTAGCTATGCTTAAGGCATACGAATCAGCAGATTTGATTCTGTTCTTGTAAATAGCAGATTGAAAGTGCGGGTATATGCAAATCGGCATAATCCCCTGATCAGGGTTAAATTTCATTAGTTGGTTGAATTTGGTTTGTTGATATTGGGTATCATTTTTAAAGTCGTGATTCGACTTTATTGGTTAGTCTCTTTAGTTAGTTTTTGTGCATAAATTTATTTTGGTTAGCAAATTGGTTGTTAAGCTTGCGCAGCGTTTGCCAAATAAGATCATTTACAAAGCATTCCGATTTGACAATTGGGCGCTCTGTTTTTTCAAATAAAATCTATATGGTTCTACGTGCTTTTGGTTAAATCAAAACTGGAGTATTATCTGATTAAAAAAGATGAAAATTGTAAACAAAAAGGTAGAAAAAACATAAACAAGCCCCTTTTTGAAGCCTTTCAGCTAAAAAACCATGAAAACCATCTGGTTGGGGTGCATGATTACTTAAGAGGAAAATTTCGCATTTTACTTGAATCTTTTTCGGAGATATGAGTCGGTAAGAAAAGGCCATATTAACAACCTATGTCTTGCCCTAATCAGTAACGAGTAAACTTTTGAAGTGAAAATTCGGTACACAAAATGATAATGTTACCTTTGCGCCAAATGATTTTATACAAAACAGACGAACAGGTAGAACTGATGCGAATCAGTGCCTTATTGGTGAGCCAAACACTTACAGAAGTTGCTAAAGTTTTAAAAGCAGGCATGAGTACGCTTGAAATTGATAAACTGGCTAATGAATTTATTCTTGATAATGGTGCTGTTCCGTCATTCTATAATTATAATGGTTTTCCGGCCCATATTATCACCTCTATTAACGATGTGGTAGTACATGGTATTCCGGGCAAAGAAGAACTGCGCGATGGTGATATTATTTCGGTCGATGTGGGTACCATTAAAAATGGCTGGCATGGCGACCACGCTTATACCTTTATTATTGGTGAGGTTAAGCCTGAGATCTTAAAACTGGTTAAAACAACCAAAGAATCGCTTTACGAAGGCATTAAAGAGGCTATTGTAGGCAAGCGACTTGGCGATATCGGATTTGCCATTCAAAACTATAATGAAAAGCAAGGTTATGGCGTAGTGAGGGATCTGGTTGGACATGGCCTTGGCCAGAGTATGCACGAAGATCCACAAGTGGCGAACTACGGCCGCAAAGGTAGCGGAACCATGTTAAGAGAAAATCTGGTAATGGCTATTGAGCCTATGATTAACATGGGTACCAAAGATGTATTTCTGGATAAAGATGGCTGGGCGATCAGAACTGCTGACGGACAACCCTCTGTTCATTTCGAACATGATGTTTGCGTTAAAAAAGGTACAGCCTTAATTCTTTCTGATTATACGATTATAGAAGCCGCCGAGAAAGCGAATGCGAACCTGAATACTTCTTACTATTAAGAGACCTTAAAGGTGTTAAAATAATATAGGGAGAGATGCTAAAATAAATTCAACATGTCGTACGTTGGTTTCCCCTAACATTTGCCATAAAAAAGCCCGGCAATTCTTGCCGGGCCTAAAACCAATTCTTAAATATTATATTGCTATTTCGCTTCTTCCAGTTTTAATACTACACTGGTTCTGTTGTTGTTCAAATTCGGGTTGAAACCCACTTTCATCAGAAAATCGCCTGTGTAAGTTTTGGTACTATCAATGGTTGATTTTTTACCCGGAAAAAGGTTAATTTCTTTAATCTGGTATTTTTTAGCAGCATCTAATCCAGCCAGTTTAATAGGGTACTTACTTCCCTCCTCATAGCGGTAATTTACCAGGTAATTAAAAATCACAGCTTCTGTTTTTTGTTCATTTACATACAACATCGATGCTACGCTACCTGTGCGTGGGTTGGCTAAACGGTATTGTTCGCCATGCCAGATAATCGGTTTCACTTCGTTATAGTTTTTGATAGCCTCCTGACAGAACTGAAGTTCCTCATGTGGTAATTTACTCACTACAATATCAAAGCCCAGTTTCCCCATCATGGCTACATCGGTACGAAATTTTATTGGCTGTTTACCCCAATCGGTTACATGGTTAGAACTGCTGATGGCCGGGTAAAAATAAGAGTACTCCCATTGCATAAAAATGCGCTCTAAAGGATCGGTATTATCACTCGGCCAAAACTCGGTAAAGTATTGTAAAGCACCATAATCTACCCTACCACCACCGCCAGAGCACAACATCATCGGAATAGTTGGATATTTAGCCCGGATGCGCTGCAACACGCTGTACAATCCCCTTACATAATCAATGTAAAAATGCGATTGATTTTTTAAGTGTGCAGAATAGGCATTATAAATTACGGCATTACAATCCCATTTAATGTAAGCCAGTTTCGGGTTTTTGGTCATGAGATCATCAACCACACCGAAAACGAAATCCTGAACTTTTGGGTTCGACAAATCGAGTTCTAACTGGTGCCTGAAATAATATTCGGGACGTTTAGGTTGTTTCACTACCCAATCAGGGTGTTTTTCGTACAATTCGCTTTTTGGGCTTACCATTTCAGGTTCAATCCAGATCCCGAAGCGGGTACCTGCCTGATCGGCCTCCTTAATTAAGGAACTGATACCATTTGGAAGTTTTTGCTTGTTCTCCTGCCAATCGCCTAATGCGGCGGTATCGCTGTTGCGCGGATATTTGTTTCCAAACCAACCGTCATCCAGCAGGAAAAAATCGACCCCCAATTTTTTGGTATCTTTTAATAATTCGGCCAGTTTTTGTTCATTAAAATCGAAATAAGTAGCTTCCCAATTGTTTAAGAGGGTTAACCGATCTCCCTTTCCATCCAATATTTTATAGTTGCGTGCCCAGTTCTGCAATTTTCTACTGGCCGCCCCTTTACCCTGATCGGAAAAAGTGTATAAAAATGCAGGTGTTGCAAAAATTTCTCCCGGCTTTAAGCTATAAGGCGAAGCATAATTGTTCATCCCGGCAATAATGCGGAGGTTATCCTGATAATCCAGCTCGAGATCAATTT is drawn from Pedobacter sp. HDW13 and contains these coding sequences:
- the map gene encoding type I methionyl aminopeptidase, with amino-acid sequence MILYKTDEQVELMRISALLVSQTLTEVAKVLKAGMSTLEIDKLANEFILDNGAVPSFYNYNGFPAHIITSINDVVVHGIPGKEELRDGDIISVDVGTIKNGWHGDHAYTFIIGEVKPEILKLVKTTKESLYEGIKEAIVGKRLGDIGFAIQNYNEKQGYGVVRDLVGHGLGQSMHEDPQVANYGRKGSGTMLRENLVMAIEPMINMGTKDVFLDKDGWAIRTADGQPSVHFEHDVCVKKGTALILSDYTIIEAAEKANANLNTSYY
- a CDS encoding alpha-galactosidase, whose amino-acid sequence is MKKTDQFSNYFKPGVLAIALCLGFGNLNAQTIIPIETANNALVLQAGANKDVNTIFFGKKLANKQEYTQVAGQYKQTSDYTGQLNSVYTPSGSRNLVEPAITVTHADGNNSLDLKYVDHTVTAVDDNVSLLKIRLKDPVYNFEVTLFYKSFYKQDVIEQWTEIKHSEKGAVVLHKYASANLHLKSPHFWLNQYHGDWAKEMQPEQSEITHGIKTLDSKLGTRANLFQPSVFMISLDKPAEENEGSVLYGALEWSGNFKIDLELDYQDNLRIIAGMNNYASPYSLKPGEIFATPAFLYTFSDQGKGAASRKLQNWARNYKILDGKGDRLTLLNNWEATYFDFNEQKLAELLKDTKKLGVDFFLLDDGWFGNKYPRNSDTAALGDWQENKQKLPNGISSLIKEADQAGTRFGIWIEPEMVSPKSELYEKHPDWVVKQPKRPEYYFRHQLELDLSNPKVQDFVFGVVDDLMTKNPKLAYIKWDCNAVIYNAYSAHLKNQSHFYIDYVRGLYSVLQRIRAKYPTIPMMLCSGGGGRVDYGALQYFTEFWPSDNTDPLERIFMQWEYSYFYPAISSSNHVTDWGKQPIKFRTDVAMMGKLGFDIVVSKLPHEELQFCQEAIKNYNEVKPIIWHGEQYRLANPRTGSVASMLYVNEQKTEAVIFNYLVNYRYEEGSKYPIKLAGLDAAKKYQIKEINLFPGKKSTIDSTKTYTGDFLMKVGFNPNLNNNRTSVVLKLEEAK
- a CDS encoding SusC/RagA family TonB-linked outer membrane protein, with translation MNRTYTLIIKRMTLFGVILFFANSADVLAFPSLANSLGNKKFQVPLATAKKNKQIPNDSLSKLRDSLRTRLKNSIDVTLPDSDVPVLFGTQKNVKKIQSSATISGEELKSFPTPQVGLMLYGKLPGLYVVQNNFQLGSDEPILSLRGRSPLVVIDGVPRSYLSIDPEQIESISVIKDALGTGLYGMKAADGVLLITTKRGANMPKQITFTSQYGIQQQIDRPKFLDAFNYATLFNEALANDGRQAIYTASDLDKYKNGTSPFTHPNVNWTDEILKATAPVSRQNLNLRGGTKKVRYFVDLDYLSQSGFLATDPSINTYETNNSFKRFSFRSNIDVDLTNSTTLSVSLFGRIRNSNQPGATVASIYSALLTTPNNAYPKFNENGSLGGNTEFQNNLYGMAIKSGYRPSVNRNLGADISLMQKLDTFLPGLYASGAISFNSYYNENINRSKSFAVYSPVVNPVTNQTTYKAIGGDGTQSNSSSPTDLNQQIFSRFDLGYDKIIDKNTFKGQLLFIRDSYVLGGNLSQVNQSVGGRFNYDYDNKYLLEIATSYMGYDRYKKGDQWGLFPSVGLGWNMANENFFANLKNTINTLKLRASYGLTATNAAAGYFQYLQNFDNGDTFYSRNPLTSSNTKDEGTLANPNITWEKAKKLNVGIDVSLLKDKVWFTADYYKNNYYDLLQIRRTNASAVIGAVLPQENIGKNQYSGVELGVGYQDQINSFKYFISANGSWNASKVIFNDEPFRKNAYEYRTGQPVGQTFGYIADGFYNNTSEINNGPKVDGYLPVPGDLKYKDLNNDGIINTYDMTAIGSTKPVFYYGVTGGFNFKGFDFSFTLNGTANRNVYYNFVNFASTGAGAGYGQALESSLQRWTPATALQAQYPRLSVGINPNNNQISSFWVKNGNYLRLRNVEVGYSLPGSLIKVIGLTNVRLFANGLNLLTSTNLDGVDPEVLIGNVPNQRIFNFGVNIQF